TTCGCGAAATGGACGAAACTTCTTCACGCACTAAGAATATAAAAACAATGGTTCGTGCAGGAATTGATTACAGCATTATCAACCATTTGCGTTTTGTGGGCCTGGCTTCATATACTTATTCCACCAACCGTCTAAAGGAAATATATGGTAAAAACACAAAAGCAGCTTTAGACAACCGTCTTTCTATCGATAACAATACTAATAAGGAATATGCTTCTATCTTGCAACGCAATGTAGATAATGAGAGCTATATGGTCCGCGGGCATTTTACTTATGATGATTCTTTCGGAGACCACTCTGTCTCCCTTATTGCCGGTGCCGAATTCCGCGGAAGTAAATCAGACGGTTTGTACAGTAAACGATATGGTTACGACGAAATCACCGGAAATGCCATAACCCCACTTCCTGATGACCCGACAGGAGTAGGCTACGAGAAACTAAAAGCCTATCTCGCCGCTATTGATGGCTCGAACGGAGAAACATGGAGTGAACAACGCTTTGTCTCTTTCTATGCATCTGCTGATTATTACTACAAAAACAAATATGTACTGAATGTCTCTTTCCGTACTGACGGTAGTTCTAATTTTGGTAGTGACAAACAATTTAATCCTAACTGGGCAGCCGGTGCAGCATGGAATGTTAGCGAAGAAGATTTCATGGCTCCGCTAAAACCTGCACTGAACAGATTAACACTCCGTATAGCAACCGGATTTACAGGTAACATCAACCGCAGTGTCAGCCCGCAAATGATTATCAGTTACTACGATGACTACCGGAATATTTCCAACAATATTTATCATATAGGAAAAGTAGTTAGTCCACCGAATCCCAATCTACGTTGGGAAAAGACGCAAGACGTGAAAGTGGCTCTTGATTTCGGTATGTTTAACGACCGCTTGACAGGTATAGTGGAAGGATACTACCGGAAAAGTAAAGACATTGTAACAGGTGTGCAAGTTCTAAGCAGCACAGGATTCACTCAACAGAAATACAATACTGCCAATATTGATAACAAAGGTATCGAAGCTACCCTGAATGGAATTCCTGTTAAAACAAAAGATTTCAATCTGTCTCTTTCTGCCAACATAGCTTATAACAAGAATAAAGTGACCAAATATAAAGCTTCCTATAGCAGCATGGGATATAATAATTTATGGGAGGGTTACCCTGTAGACGCCATCTATAGTGGGAGATACACCGGTATTGACCCCGAAACAGGATTATATACATACCAGCTGCGCCCCGATGCTGAAATACGCACAGCCACTGACTTGAATAAGCCCGATAATTACCGGTATTATCTAGGCACAAGTGAAGCTCCCGTAACCGGAGGATTTAATGTAACCGCCGAATATAAAGGTATTCGCCTTAGCGTAAACGGAACTTTTGCCACAGGAGCCAAAAATTTTGAATTCATCAAGTCGCCAACTTCAGCTAGCACCGTAAGCGGTAATGGGGTATTTAATTACACAGAACGCGAACAAGTCTTCCAAAATGATTTGTTCGCACAACATCTGAATGTTCCGAAAGCAGCAGCCGACCGTTGGACGCCCAATAATACAAATGGCACTTATCCGCGCGTATGGAATCCGTTCGGTGAGGTTTACGGATTTGGCTATTATAACCCTATGCACAAAGAAATCACGCATGGAGCTTTCCTTACCAACTTATCTTATGCCAGAATTAAGAGCATCATTTTAGGATATACGCTACCTAAGAAGTTAATAAGTAGTTCGGCTCTCTCCAATGTAGATTTCTCTTTGTCACTGAACAACTTCTTCACATTCACCAGCTATTCAGGCATGGATCCTGAAACCCCCGGTGCTACTTATCCGATAAGCCGTTCTGTGATGTTTAGCGTAAATGTTGGATTTTAAATAACAATAAACGATGAAAAATAAACTATTCATATCTATCTATTGTGGTCTGATGATATTGTTGGCTTCCTGCAACAATTACTTAGACGTAAAGCCCAAAGGAAAGATAATTCCTGAAACAGCTGAAGATTTTTCGACCATTATCCATTATTGGTTGGATCAGATAGAAAAAGGAAGAGATGACGTTATCATTCCCAATCCAGAAGTAATGACAACTTTAGAGATGTTTGCCGATGACTTGAATGCAACGCTTGCCAGCAATTTCGGCTATACGAGCATTTATGTGGGAAGTGCCATTAACAAAAATCAGGCCACTTACAAAACACTCTACTCTGTTATCAAAGACTGTAATATGGTTATCGGCAACATGGATGATACGGAATCCGATTTAGCTAGAACCCTATTGGGGACAGCCTGGAGCATTCGTTCTATTTGCTATTATAACCTTATGCAGCGCTACTGTGAGCCATACCAGCCGGAGACGGCAAAAGAGACTCTCGGACTTCCACTTGTCGACGATTTTGATATGGAAGCAAAGCCTGCACGCGCCAATCTGAAAGAAACTGCTGAATTTATAGAAGAAGGATTCCGAAAAGCCCTCTCATATAATGTGTCTAATGAAGACTTTATCTTTACTTCATCCGTGACAAAAGCCTACTTCGCACGTTTCTTCTTTTGGACACAGAACTGGAGTAATGCTATTACCTATGCCAAAGAAGTATTGGAAAAATACCCGATGCTGGAAGCTGACGAATATGTAGAAGCCATTAACCAGAAACAAGCAAAAGCACACAATGTCATTATCCGTTCATTCACCATGGATGATGATATAGGAACCATGAGTTACGCAACTGCACAAGCCGATATAAAATCAAGACCTGTCGACAGAAATTTGGTTGATTTATTTGCGGCCACCGACAATGACGTACGTCGCAGATGCAACTATGATTCCAAACGGATTGTCAATAAAATCATCACCACCAAGTTTCGTAGTGAAGAACTTTGCCTGATTATAGCCGAAGCCCACGCACATCTGAATCAGGAAACAGACGCACTAGGTTATCTTAACCAGCTTCGTTCCAAACGAATCACTCAAGATTATATAGCCTACACGATTGACAATCTCCCAGAAGTTTTCCAACAAAATATAAAAACCGACGCCACTGGGATCCCTTTGACAAAATTGATGTCAGCCATCCTCTGTGAACGCCGTAAAGAATTGTTTGTTGAAGGCGACCGCTGGTTTGAATTAAAACGCAACGGACGTCCGGAATTTTGGGTCGCTGCCAAAGGAAAGAAATTTATCACAGAAAAGTATCTGTATACTTTTCCTATTCCCAAAGCAGACATCAGATTATTTCCTGATTTGCTCATTCAAAATCCAGGCTACATAGAATAATTTATCCATAAAAAACAGAAACAGTCATGAAAAAGATACTATATATCCTATGTTTCATTCTTACAGGTTCTTCCGCTTTCTTGGTTTCATGTGATAAACCGGAAGAACTGACCCCAAAAGTAGATAATACATCAGAAGATTATTTACTTCCCACCGGAAATATCCTGAATGCACAAGACCGTGAAGAAGTACAAGCATTATGGGATGAATACAACAATGCCATTAACCAATAAAAAAGGATTAAAATGAAAACAAAAATCAGAATAACAGGCTCCTTCCTGCTAATGATTATACTAATCATAGTGTCGGCAGCTTGCAGTGATGACGACTCATCGGGTGCAAAGTTATCTTTTAGTCGCTCCATATACATATTACCTTCTAACGGTAGCCTGGAAGTGGAATTGAGAGCTTCTGTAGCACCTGAAACAGACTTAAGCATTCCTGTCATCATTGAAGGTACTGCCATATTGGATGAAGACTATGAAATTTCTGCTAACGGGTTCATGATAAAAGCCGGAGAAACAAGTGCCACTTTAACCATTACTCCCAAAAACAACCTGACTGCCAACCGTGAAATCCGCCTTTCCATCAACCCGGTTTCCGGATATACGCTCGGTGACAAGAAAATAGCGATTATCCCCGTTGAAGTGAAAGAGCACATTATGTATACTTTCAAGCCTGTTATCTATCGTCTGTTAAGTGAAATAGACATTAGAATCGAAGTGGAAGGAGAAAATAGCGGCAGCAGTTTCAGGGCAACAACAGACATCGTGTTGCCGATAGAAATAGACCCGTCCAGTACAGCTATATTGAACGAAGATTTTGAACTTGAAAACGGAATAACTTCCGTCACCATTCCAAAAGGATCTTACTACACACGTTTTAAGATAAAAATAAAAGAAGGAGCAGAAGATTATACAGGAAAAAACGCTATCCTTAAACTAGGTACACCAGTTGACAACTCCGAACTCTACTATCCGGGCTCATTTGTATCCTATAATATAAAACTGGATCAGTTAAAGTTTACTGACATGCTGGGCAAATGGAAACCTGTGGAGATTAAAGATAAAGACAACTATGTATATGTTGGCATGCCTGACGAAGACTGGATAAATAGTCTGCCGGAAAACAATGGAGCTAATGACTACCTGGAATTTGTACATCAAGAAGATGGCACAGATAAAATAATCCCATATCTAACGGGAGATTTAAAGGACTTCTTTTGCAACCCTCAAGGCCACACTGTTGTTTTCGACCATATAGAGAAAGGTATCTATAACTGGATAGCTGATGAGGAATATGACGCTCCTTATTTCACCACCTCTCAAGTGAATCGTTGTTTCTCAAAGAGAAAAACAGAGCTCGGAAATGCATTTATAGGATTGGATAAGATAGATGATAATAATATTATCATTTACTTTCACGATTTTATACCAACTGATTTCTTCAGCTCAACGTTTGAAGAGTACGGTCATTATTTCGATGCGAGTTTCTTTGGTATAACCTACGCATTCACAAGGGTAGTAGAATAAACAAAACAGAAGAAAAACCTCATTAAAAGTATAAGCCAATTAATTCATCTTATCACGAATTAATTGGCTTTTTTATATCTAATCATTTTATAGATTATATCTATTTCCGCAGTGCCTTCTCAATCGTAAACAACCGGTAATCATACTCCTCTTGCATTTCCCGGTTAGGTGCTACTGATTTCGCTCTCGTAAACTCACTTTTCAAATCCAACAGACAGCCATACCAGAATGGAGCCCGTTCAGGAGCAGAAGAATAAGGAATGCTCTCAATAGCCGTCATACCCCGGTAAGGACAAACAGTCTGAATAGTCAGTTTAGAAGAAGCATTAGCTGTCTCATCTTTCCCTTTCGGCACATTTACATTCGACCAAGAAATGACAAAACTCAGCAATTGTCCCTGTAAGAAACGTTTCCAGTCGTCAGGCTCCTTTCCTACCCTTGCTTCCTTAAAAAGATGATTCTTTAAATCTTCGACAGCCTGCTGTTGCGTATAAGGGTCATCTGATTTACTTTCGCTAAGCCAAAGGTTATTGAGCTGTATTAATAGCAAATTGGCAAAAAACTTCTGTGAATAGTCAGCAGCGCTACCTGTCAGCGCACAATGATTCAACAGTTCCCGATTGTCCAACCAGTTCATTTGACTGATAGCTTCCATCATCCACTGGTACGAACGACGTTGCAACTCTTTGGATACCGGTTGATAAGAAGGGTAACTATCCCCTTGATAACTGTCATTCAAATAGATTCCACCAACTTGCTGCAATACATGCTTCACATATTCATCCGCCTGATTGATAATTTCTCCATATAGTGAGGCTCGTTTTTCATAGTTGAAATCTTCCTTGTCCAACCATCGGTTTGCATTCGCCACTACTTTACCCAAATTCTCAAAAGCAATGGTTGCCGCACGAATAGCATCATTTCCCAAATCCATCTCCATTCCGCGAGGATCATAATAAGCTTTCCTGCTCTGCGGACGTTTAAAAAGCAATAATGGGTTCTGATTCCGTTCAGAAACCAGCTTCCGCAAATCCGGCAATTCTTCCTGCGGTGTTTTCTTATTCATGGACTGATAAAGATAACGAATCGCCCAATGGTCATATTCTCCCAGCACTTGTTGCGTCAAAGGTATATCAGCACTATAATTATCAACCGAAAGTAAATAGTTCATCGGCAACTTATCCATGACTGACGCAGATAGCCCATGTTTTTTTACAAACTCTTTCGACTGAAGCGAATCTACCGGATAAGCAATAGATCCTGCCATATTATCCGTCAATCCCAGACAATGCCCCCAATGCCTCAACAATAACGAAGTCAATGCTTCTTCCACCAAATCTTCATCCGGCATCAACGTGCGGGCTTTCTCGTTAAAGGAAGCTGTCTGTAAGAAATAATTCAGCTGAATTTTCGAAGCTAAATTATGAGGGATATAAATATTGGCACTTATTATTTCTCCTGTCAACGGATCACTCCAATAATTATCCGTAATCTGACCGGAAGGTGAAACGACATACCGGATACAAGACTTAGTAATACTGTTGGCATCAAATCCTATATCTTTAGGGTAAGGTTTCACATCTAACGCATTAGAAAAACCTATTTTCTGAAAGCTTTTGTTCCATATCTCAGCGCTACGATACACACACTTCTGCCATTTTTCAGGCAACAGCGTATCCACATAGAAAACAACAGGTTTATCAGCAGCCAGGTTCCAGCGATTCACCCAATACTGTATGTTGCTACCTTGCTCCTTATCCGAAAAATTCACCTTGCCGCTCCATAAAGTTCCGATACGAGGATCAGCCAAACGAGGGCAATAATCCCCATCTTCCGGTAATAACATAAAAGTACGCTTCACAACTGCGCTGAAAGGAATATTCTCTGCTATCGGAAAAATACCGAATAATGACATCGCTAATTCATAGCTCATATAGCATGAAATAGATACATTATCTGGATAAGAAGCTATTCCAGATATCATTGATTGTTTCTGTTTGAAAGAGGCTTTACGCTTCACCCAGCCTCCCATTGTATTGTATGCTTTCGGATCAATCGGATTCATATATTTATCATCCTGGAAAACATAAGATGTAACGTC
The Bacteroides caecimuris DNA segment above includes these coding regions:
- a CDS encoding SusC/RagA family TonB-linked outer membrane protein, encoding MKGIVTDESGVPLVGVSVRYKELPQVGVTTDIDGKFSIKEMKEGKTLVFSYIGMKNVEHLLKGATPFIKIKMESATSELDQVVVTGYTQTTFKKMTGSVGIISADQLKDQAQPTVDALMQGKIAGVAVSAISGQPGSTQKIRIRGTNTITGDGEPLWVIDGVPMQSGSTDMPTSAEIKSGQFDDLFMNGVAGINPSDIESITILKDASAAAIYGSRAAGGVIVVTTKKGKSGKVQINYSGNVSVTLPPQRNYSLMNSQEKLAYEQGLWDEFSAPGFEAGANDYPVVGVVGIIRAGRGKFTGWSKEQQDTYIEELGKTNTDWYDELFRNSVSTTHNLSINGGGDKYTYYTSLAYTRNAGLLKNNDYDRYNLTANLSMHPSQKVKIDFGASMSYQYSKSPALNSLDPFQYAYFANPYESPYNEDGSYRADETYYALGEYNNKKTSSKIIPDCGFNVLREMDETSSRTKNIKTMVRAGIDYSIINHLRFVGLASYTYSTNRLKEIYGKNTKAALDNRLSIDNNTNKEYASILQRNVDNESYMVRGHFTYDDSFGDHSVSLIAGAEFRGSKSDGLYSKRYGYDEITGNAITPLPDDPTGVGYEKLKAYLAAIDGSNGETWSEQRFVSFYASADYYYKNKYVLNVSFRTDGSSNFGSDKQFNPNWAAGAAWNVSEEDFMAPLKPALNRLTLRIATGFTGNINRSVSPQMIISYYDDYRNISNNIYHIGKVVSPPNPNLRWEKTQDVKVALDFGMFNDRLTGIVEGYYRKSKDIVTGVQVLSSTGFTQQKYNTANIDNKGIEATLNGIPVKTKDFNLSLSANIAYNKNKVTKYKASYSSMGYNNLWEGYPVDAIYSGRYTGIDPETGLYTYQLRPDAEIRTATDLNKPDNYRYYLGTSEAPVTGGFNVTAEYKGIRLSVNGTFATGAKNFEFIKSPTSASTVSGNGVFNYTEREQVFQNDLFAQHLNVPKAAADRWTPNNTNGTYPRVWNPFGEVYGFGYYNPMHKEITHGAFLTNLSYARIKSIILGYTLPKKLISSSALSNVDFSLSLNNFFTFTSYSGMDPETPGATYPISRSVMFSVNVGF
- a CDS encoding RagB/SusD family nutrient uptake outer membrane protein; amino-acid sequence: MKNKLFISIYCGLMILLASCNNYLDVKPKGKIIPETAEDFSTIIHYWLDQIEKGRDDVIIPNPEVMTTLEMFADDLNATLASNFGYTSIYVGSAINKNQATYKTLYSVIKDCNMVIGNMDDTESDLARTLLGTAWSIRSICYYNLMQRYCEPYQPETAKETLGLPLVDDFDMEAKPARANLKETAEFIEEGFRKALSYNVSNEDFIFTSSVTKAYFARFFFWTQNWSNAITYAKEVLEKYPMLEADEYVEAINQKQAKAHNVIIRSFTMDDDIGTMSYATAQADIKSRPVDRNLVDLFAATDNDVRRRCNYDSKRIVNKIITTKFRSEELCLIIAEAHAHLNQETDALGYLNQLRSKRITQDYIAYTIDNLPEVFQQNIKTDATGIPLTKLMSAILCERRKELFVEGDRWFELKRNGRPEFWVAAKGKKFITEKYLYTFPIPKADIRLFPDLLIQNPGYIE
- a CDS encoding zinc-dependent metalloprotease: MIMKNKYIFLLFLSVFGVFVFSPLEAVAKKKKKGKIEQVKPKSAYEKLLKDKPNSVETKGLMNLYWVDNKVYMEIPRDVLGKRLLMGGVVDKLSNPQESSVGFCPAAPLQVKFCRSDSLVRLYQIADRPVTEQNSRIGDALKKSFSDVILNQFSIKAYSPDSALVIDVTSYVFQDDKYMNPIDPKAYNTMGGWVKRKASFKQKQSMISGIASYPDNVSISCYMSYELAMSLFGIFPIAENIPFSAVVKRTFMLLPEDGDYCPRLADPRIGTLWSGKVNFSDKEQGSNIQYWVNRWNLAADKPVVFYVDTLLPEKWQKCVYRSAEIWNKSFQKIGFSNALDVKPYPKDIGFDANSITKSCIRYVVSPSGQITDNYWSDPLTGEIISANIYIPHNLASKIQLNYFLQTASFNEKARTLMPDEDLVEEALTSLLLRHWGHCLGLTDNMAGSIAYPVDSLQSKEFVKKHGLSASVMDKLPMNYLLSVDNYSADIPLTQQVLGEYDHWAIRYLYQSMNKKTPQEELPDLRKLVSERNQNPLLLFKRPQSRKAYYDPRGMEMDLGNDAIRAATIAFENLGKVVANANRWLDKEDFNYEKRASLYGEIINQADEYVKHVLQQVGGIYLNDSYQGDSYPSYQPVSKELQRRSYQWMMEAISQMNWLDNRELLNHCALTGSAADYSQKFFANLLLIQLNNLWLSESKSDDPYTQQQAVEDLKNHLFKEARVGKEPDDWKRFLQGQLLSFVISWSNVNVPKGKDETANASSKLTIQTVCPYRGMTAIESIPYSSAPERAPFWYGCLLDLKSEFTRAKSVAPNREMQEEYDYRLFTIEKALRK